A DNA window from Octopus bimaculoides isolate UCB-OBI-ISO-001 chromosome 12, ASM119413v2, whole genome shotgun sequence contains the following coding sequences:
- the LOC106870433 gene encoding ubiquitin-associated protein 1, with protein MESDRSSRGIYGLASANSALDGIPFRIGTTFKVPNKVSIPKELLRRRNRSALADEYFFHTEEGVILWAKAQQQMKKNREATLKEYHAQKKNAQSRLKNPVPMPLASEGVYVNIHMADKILTPTPIKPSVNAFHTDNTTSSTKSQIDVTQFEQEDDPFENVERQVINEFEELNQVFQNSAESLESPEGNYENVVINKPPLPLPDSIVAGTDSASPNPVPALQPITAEEPLANDEGSNVEITRNKSETDFQDGENTDRNIVYGNLPYRKKSSSSSQKKRESNNYVMVSYANGRLVHDATKLTTKQLSLDEESKPNFLSNYFNQKFSASQENTGSILDPNQLNESIYENLPISSTDNYENCLLPQRSRHSVAFDVDTTVNPPAIPPRTDLTKLRSTHSTPNIHQASSDRDAETVSPFHSPSKPAPRKQIKSPASPVPRKQSWSRHSPLPPIRARSNGQVSQGSVDTSCSDDSPTDYTQATDPFSALSQEAQTFAQQYLSMGFPRARVARAVQKLGLQEKDVIDHLCMVDKLGEGGYDPHLVEDALHLFENDIQKAECYLHLHQQFVELGFQKPKIQHALVTSKLDSDKALDLLTT; from the exons ATGGAATCTGACAGGTCATCCCGTGGCATATATG GTTTGGCTTCTGCTAACTCTGCCCTTGATGGCATCCCTTTTAGAATTGGGACCACTTTTAAAGTGCCCAACAag GTTTCTATTCCTAAGGAACTCCTTCGCCGACGAAATCGTAGTGCCCTTGCTGATGAG TATTTCTTTCACACTGAAGAAGGTGTTATTCTCTGGGCAAAAGCTCAGCAACAGatgaagaaaaacagagaagCTACCTTGAAAGAATACCATGCTCAGAAAAAGAATGCTCAAAGTCGACTGAAGAATCCTGTTCCCATGCCTTTAGCATCTGAAGGTGTGTACGTTAATATTCATATGGCCGACAAAATCCTTACACCAACACCAATCAAACCAAGTGTCAATGCATTTCACACAGATAACACAACCAGTAGCACAAAATCACAGATAGACGTCACACAGTTTGAGCAGGAGGATGACCCATTTGAAAATGTTGAGCGACAAGTAATCAACGAATTTGAAGAACTGAACCAAGTATTTCAGAACTCTGCTGAGTCACTGGAGTCACCAGAAGGGAACTATGAGAATGTTGTTATTAATAAGCCTCCATTACCATTACCAGATAGCATTGTTGCAGGAACTGATAGTGCATCACCCAATCCTGTTCCTGCATTACAACCAATAACTGCCGAAGAACCTTTGGCAAACGATGAAGGTTCTAATGTAGAAATTACTAGAAACAAGTCTGAAACAGATTTCCAAGATGGGGAAAACACAGATAGAAACATTGTTTATGGTAATTTACCTTACCGTAAAAAATCCTCTTCTAGTTCCCAGAAAAAACGAGAGAGCAATAATTACGTAATGGTCTCTTATGCAAATGGTCGTTTGGTGCATGATGCAACAAAATTAACTACAAAACAATTATCATTAGATGAGGAATCCAAACCTAattttttatctaattatttcaaCCAGAAGTTCTCTGCCAGTCAGGAGAACACTGGGAGTATTCTTGACCCTAATCAACTGAATGAAAGTATTTACGAAAACCTTCCCATTTCTAGCACGGACAATTATGAAAACTGTCTTTTACCACAGAGGTCGAGACATTCTGTAGCGTTTGATGTTGACACAACTGTTAACCCTCCAGCTATCCCTCCCAGAACAGATTTAACCAAATTGCGTAGTACCCACAGTACACCAAACATCCATCAAGCGTCATCTGATAGAGATGCTGAGACTGTTTCCCCCTTCCATTCCCCTTCTAAACCAGCTCCAAGAAAGCAAATTAAGTCCCCAGCGTCTCCAGTACcgaggaaacag TCTTGGAGTCGGCACTCTCCACTACCACCAATCCGAGCACGGTCCAATGGCCAGGTGTCACAGGGCTCGGTAGACACAAGCTGTAGTGATGACAGTCCCACAGATTACACTCAGGCTACTGACCCATTCTCTGCATTGTCACAAGAAGCTCAGACGTTTGCCCAGCAATATCTTTCCATGGGGTTCCCTCGGGCCAGAGTTGCGAGGGCTGTCCAAAAATTAGGATTACAAGAAAAAGAT gtgATTGATCATCTGTGTATGGTTGACAAACTGGGAGAAGGAGGATATGATCCACACTTGGTTGAAGATGCTTTAcatttatttgaaaatgatatccAAAAA gcGGAATGCTACTTGCACCTTCATCAACAATTTGTGGAACTTGGATTTCAAAAACCAAAGATCCAGCATGCATTAGTTACTTCCAAGCTCGACAGTGACAAAGCTTTGGACTTGTTAACCACCTAA